In one Nocardioides sp. NBC_00368 genomic region, the following are encoded:
- a CDS encoding MSMEG_0572/Sll0783 family nitrogen starvation response protein: MTTDTADIDAQIAENMAKSLGEIPHPSSQPGTNIYGSTKIFPDYQAEEGETYFTLVHGIPHESSVSFVAVLQATRALRKGFESAIYFYGPGTLACMASRGFPTMGDAGFPGELNTNGAIETFIKEGGTVFCCRFGMGLHGLREEDLIEGVVPSHPLDVQDALIHYARKGAIINSTYNL; the protein is encoded by the coding sequence GTGACCACTGACACCGCTGACATCGACGCCCAGATCGCCGAGAACATGGCCAAGTCGCTCGGCGAGATCCCGCACCCCTCGTCGCAGCCGGGCACCAACATCTACGGCTCGACCAAGATCTTCCCCGACTACCAGGCCGAGGAGGGGGAGACCTACTTCACCCTCGTCCACGGCATCCCGCATGAGTCCTCGGTCAGCTTCGTCGCCGTCCTGCAGGCGACGCGCGCGCTGCGCAAGGGCTTCGAGTCGGCCATCTACTTCTACGGCCCGGGCACGCTCGCCTGCATGGCCTCGCGCGGCTTCCCGACGATGGGCGACGCCGGGTTCCCCGGAGAGCTCAACACCAACGGCGCGATCGAGACCTTCATCAAGGAGGGCGGCACCGTCTTCTGCTGCCGCTTCGGGATGGGACTCCACGGCCTGCGCGAGGAGGACCTGATCGAGGGCGTCGTGCCCTCGCACCCGCTCGACGTGCAGGACGCGCTGATCCACTACGCCCGCAAGGGCGCCATCATCAACTCGACCTACAACCTCTGA
- a CDS encoding MSMEG_0568 family radical SAM protein gives MTSPISSSTRVDVAIQGIRLLDAPVARRSGAGPSDDGHVLLDGVGAAIPLNPRSPYSVRGGKLLLDGADTGLGVEAVSRPRFYDLVTADGVGYDKIARLHSANVLATTVVQTCARYAEEERCRFCAIEESLRQGSTIAVKQPAQLAEVAKAAVELDGVTQMVMTTGTSRGRDRGATHLARCVRAVHEAVPELPIQVQCEPPGDLASIQELYDAGARSIGIHVESLDDAARLRWMPGKGSVPMSEYRAAWAEAVRVFGWNQVSTYLLVGLGEDPDELVAGCEELIAMGVYPFVVPYRPLDGTLAKDVDAVPAPPHADVYRVTSRVAALLRRAGMAGADQAAGCASCGACSALGACGEESA, from the coding sequence ATGACCTCGCCGATCTCGTCCAGCACCCGCGTCGACGTCGCCATCCAGGGGATCCGCCTGCTCGACGCCCCCGTCGCCCGCCGCTCGGGCGCGGGACCGAGCGACGACGGCCACGTCCTCCTGGACGGGGTCGGCGCGGCCATCCCGCTCAACCCCCGCAGCCCCTATTCCGTACGCGGCGGCAAGCTGCTCCTCGACGGAGCCGACACCGGTCTCGGCGTCGAGGCCGTCTCCCGGCCCCGCTTCTACGACCTGGTCACCGCCGACGGCGTCGGCTACGACAAGATCGCCCGCCTGCACTCGGCCAACGTGCTCGCCACGACCGTCGTGCAGACCTGCGCGCGCTACGCGGAGGAGGAACGCTGCCGGTTCTGCGCGATCGAGGAGTCGCTGCGCCAGGGCTCCACGATCGCCGTCAAGCAGCCCGCCCAGCTCGCCGAGGTCGCCAAGGCGGCCGTCGAGCTCGACGGGGTCACCCAGATGGTGATGACCACCGGCACCTCCCGCGGTCGTGACCGCGGGGCGACCCATCTGGCCCGCTGCGTACGCGCGGTGCACGAGGCGGTCCCCGAGCTGCCCATCCAGGTGCAGTGCGAGCCGCCGGGGGATCTCGCCTCGATCCAGGAGCTGTACGACGCCGGTGCCCGCTCGATCGGCATCCATGTCGAGTCCCTCGACGACGCTGCCCGGCTGCGCTGGATGCCGGGCAAGGGTTCGGTGCCCATGAGTGAATATCGCGCAGCGTGGGCGGAGGCGGTCCGCGTCTTCGGCTGGAACCAGGTCTCGACCTACCTCCTGGTCGGTCTCGGCGAGGATCCCGATGAGCTGGTCGCCGGCTGCGAGGAGCTCATCGCGATGGGCGTCTACCCGTTCGTGGTGCCCTACCGCCCGCTGGACGGCACCCTCGCCAAGGACGTCGATGCCGTCCCTGCCCCGCCGCACGCCGACGTCTACCGGGTCACCTCCCGGGTCGCCGCACTGCTGCGCCGGGCCGGGATGGCCGGCGCCGACCAGGCTGCCGGCTGTGCGTCGTGCGGCGCCTGCTCCGCCCTCGGCGCCTGCGGGGAGGAGTCGGCATGA
- a CDS encoding FadR/GntR family transcriptional regulator, translated as MNLSDRQTVKPIRRASAMDLVLAELRSEIESGTFPVGTRLPSEATLVRDFGVSRPVVREALRALQALGMTESQSGRGTFVVSDRAADNPTFGSYSARDLVEARRHVEVPAAGYAATRHSGDDLDEMRSLLERMEREEDGAVWVALDSLFHIAIARASANPVFGKVIEEIREALATQSALLNKLDDSRRTASDAEHRLIVDAIASGSSETAEAAMRAHLEHVDGALGDIVRDPTNDRNTDR; from the coding sequence ATGAACCTGTCTGACAGGCAAACAGTCAAACCGATCCGGCGTGCCAGCGCCATGGACCTCGTCCTCGCCGAGCTGCGCTCGGAGATCGAGTCCGGCACCTTCCCGGTGGGCACCAGACTGCCGTCCGAGGCGACCCTGGTCCGCGACTTCGGGGTCAGCCGCCCGGTCGTCCGGGAGGCGCTGCGAGCGCTGCAGGCGCTCGGCATGACGGAGTCCCAGTCCGGGCGGGGCACGTTCGTCGTCTCCGACCGGGCCGCCGACAACCCGACGTTCGGGAGCTACTCCGCCCGTGACCTGGTCGAGGCACGCCGGCATGTCGAGGTCCCGGCGGCAGGCTACGCCGCGACCCGGCACAGCGGCGACGACCTCGACGAGATGCGCAGCCTGCTCGAGCGGATGGAGCGCGAGGAGGACGGCGCGGTCTGGGTCGCCCTCGACTCGCTGTTCCACATCGCCATCGCCCGCGCCTCGGCCAACCCCGTCTTCGGGAAGGTGATCGAGGAGATCCGCGAGGCCCTCGCCACCCAGTCCGCCCTCCTCAACAAGCTCGACGACTCGCGGCGTACGGCCTCCGACGCCGAGCACCGCCTGATCGTCGACGCCATCGCCTCCGGCTCCTCGGAGACCGCCGAGGCGGCGATGCGCGCCCACCTCGAGCACGTCGACGGCGCGCTCGGAGACATCGTCCGCGACCCCACCAACGACAGGAACACCGACCGATGA
- a CDS encoding carbon-nitrogen hydrolase family protein, whose product MTTTDTHRGSAVAAVCAGFGRDVDENLAQIGSLIDDARLAGVGLLALPEACLGGYLSVLGAGRDGNHDEAPEDLPPVMDIDGPELARVAAMAGDMTVVVGLCESDGGNRYNTAAVVTGDGVLGAHRKVHQPLGENLYYAAGDGFGCVDTPAGRIGTLICYDKAFPEGARALAVDGAEVIACISAWPASRTATSASIEDDRWTKRFNLFDAARALENQVVWLASNQHGTFGKLRFVANAKVVGPGGDVLATTGVDAGMAVAELDVPSALATARRAMFHLRDRRPEAYPSALATAEPFSQVGEGHA is encoded by the coding sequence ATGACCACCACCGACACGCACCGCGGCAGCGCCGTCGCCGCCGTCTGCGCCGGCTTCGGCCGAGACGTGGACGAGAATCTTGCCCAGATCGGCAGCCTCATCGACGACGCCCGGCTGGCCGGCGTCGGCCTGCTCGCCCTCCCCGAGGCCTGTCTCGGCGGATACCTCTCCGTGCTCGGGGCCGGCCGCGACGGCAACCACGACGAGGCGCCGGAGGATCTCCCGCCTGTGATGGACATCGACGGCCCGGAGCTCGCGCGGGTCGCGGCGATGGCCGGCGACATGACCGTGGTCGTCGGCCTGTGCGAGTCCGATGGCGGCAACCGCTACAACACCGCCGCCGTCGTCACCGGCGACGGCGTGCTGGGTGCCCACCGCAAGGTGCACCAGCCGCTGGGAGAGAACCTCTACTACGCGGCCGGGGACGGGTTCGGGTGCGTGGACACTCCGGCCGGGCGGATCGGCACCCTGATCTGCTACGACAAGGCGTTCCCCGAAGGCGCTCGGGCCTTGGCCGTCGACGGCGCCGAGGTCATCGCCTGCATCTCCGCCTGGCCGGCCTCGCGCACCGCCACCAGCGCCTCGATCGAGGACGACCGGTGGACGAAGCGGTTCAACCTCTTCGACGCCGCCCGGGCACTCGAGAACCAGGTCGTCTGGCTCGCCTCCAACCAGCACGGCACCTTCGGCAAGCTCCGCTTCGTCGCCAACGCGAAGGTGGTCGGTCCCGGAGGCGACGTCCTGGCAACCACCGGCGTCGACGCCGGCATGGCCGTGGCCGAGCTCGACGTGCCCAGCGCCCTGGCGACGGCGCGACGGGCGATGTTCCACCTCCGCGACCGCCGGCCCGAGGCGTACCCCTCGGCGCTGGCGACCGCCGAGCCGTTCTCCCAGGTGGGTGAAGGGCATGCCTGA
- a CDS encoding DUF1214 domain-containing protein — MSAIRVNAINFPRAESNLMFSRIVADTGGVGAWVHYREPAPLDHQPIVRQNRDTLYSAAIVDVSQPATLTLPDPGNRYLSVMVVTQDHYIPKIFHDPGTYELTREALGTDFVLLAARILVDPGDPADVAEVNRLQDALGLSSTQATPFELPAYDEESMTRTRQALLQLSEGLPDFRGAFGRPDEVDPVRHLIATASGWGGLPEREAHYVNVNPGLPVGEYSVRIVDPPVDAFWSISLYNAEGYFVPNELGVNNINSITATPDPDGAVTVYFGVDPAGKTNFLPVMEGWNFLIRLYRPRPEALDGTWQVPPVVPVA, encoded by the coding sequence ATGTCAGCGATACGCGTCAACGCCATCAACTTCCCTCGGGCCGAGTCCAACCTGATGTTCTCCCGGATCGTTGCCGATACCGGTGGTGTCGGGGCATGGGTCCATTACCGTGAGCCCGCTCCGCTGGACCACCAGCCCATCGTCAGACAGAACCGCGACACGCTCTACAGCGCGGCGATCGTGGACGTGAGTCAGCCGGCCACGCTCACGCTTCCAGACCCAGGGAACCGTTACCTGTCGGTCATGGTCGTCACCCAGGACCACTACATCCCGAAGATCTTCCATGACCCCGGGACGTACGAGCTGACCCGAGAGGCTCTCGGGACCGACTTCGTGCTTCTGGCCGCCCGGATCCTCGTCGACCCCGGCGACCCGGCGGACGTGGCCGAGGTCAATCGTCTGCAAGACGCCCTCGGACTGTCCTCGACGCAGGCGACGCCGTTCGAGCTCCCCGCCTACGACGAGGAGTCCATGACACGCACCCGCCAGGCGCTGCTCCAGCTCTCCGAGGGACTGCCCGACTTCCGCGGCGCATTCGGAAGGCCGGACGAGGTCGACCCCGTTCGACACCTCATCGCCACCGCCTCGGGCTGGGGTGGGCTCCCGGAGCGCGAGGCGCACTATGTCAACGTCAACCCCGGGCTTCCGGTCGGGGAGTACTCCGTGCGGATCGTGGATCCGCCCGTCGACGCCTTCTGGTCGATCTCGCTCTACAACGCCGAGGGCTACTTCGTTCCCAACGAGCTCGGCGTGAACAACATCAACAGCATCACCGCGACGCCGGACCCGGATGGCGCCGTGACCGTCTACTTCGGCGTCGACCCGGCCGGCAAGACCAACTTCCTCCCGGTGATGGAGGGCTGGAACTTCCTGATCCGGCTCTACCGGCCCCGGCCCGAGGCATTGGACGGGACCTGGCAGGTGCCGCCCGTCGTACCTGTTGCGTGA
- a CDS encoding amidohydrolase family protein, with protein MTKPLRDAHRHIGRLPAYPFYGGPAITADVTARGTVKELVADLDADRIERALVLPNYGVPDPDAAFDLNALAIEAAQSDDRIRCGLWVSPKASDSARNDAALALAGEEGVAALKTSFLLGGHPTDPECLEQLDKVFATARAHDLTVHVHTSPGAASDVDQIGTLVERYARDVRLHLVHLGGGMSGHMKLIGGRLFDWIEAGMQVYTDTSWAIGFAPAWLVQEIERRGVGHDRILFATDAPWGDFAGEHARLSAAAGDGELADAFFHHNFSALYG; from the coding sequence ATGACCAAGCCCCTCCGCGATGCGCACCGCCACATCGGCCGGCTGCCGGCGTACCCCTTCTACGGGGGGCCGGCGATCACCGCCGACGTCACCGCGCGCGGCACCGTGAAGGAGCTGGTCGCCGACCTCGACGCCGATCGGATCGAGCGGGCGCTGGTGCTGCCGAACTACGGCGTGCCGGACCCGGACGCGGCCTTCGACCTCAATGCCCTGGCGATCGAGGCGGCCCAGAGCGACGACCGGATCCGGTGCGGCCTGTGGGTCTCGCCCAAGGCATCCGACTCCGCCCGCAACGACGCGGCCCTCGCCCTCGCCGGCGAGGAGGGCGTGGCCGCGCTCAAGACGAGCTTCCTGCTCGGCGGACATCCCACCGACCCGGAGTGCCTCGAGCAGCTCGACAAGGTCTTCGCCACCGCCCGTGCGCACGATCTGACCGTGCACGTGCACACCTCGCCCGGCGCCGCCTCCGACGTCGACCAGATCGGCACGCTCGTGGAGCGCTACGCCCGGGACGTACGTCTCCATCTCGTGCATCTCGGCGGCGGGATGAGCGGCCACATGAAGCTCATCGGCGGCCGGCTCTTCGACTGGATCGAGGCCGGGATGCAGGTCTACACCGACACCAGCTGGGCGATCGGCTTCGCGCCGGCCTGGCTGGTCCAGGAGATCGAGCGCCGCGGCGTCGGTCACGACCGCATCCTCTTCGCCACCGACGCCCCGTGGGGCGACTTCGCCGGCGAGCACGCCCGCCTCTCCGCCGCGGCCGGCGACGGCGAGCTCGCCGACGCCTTCTTCCACCACAACTTCTCAGCCCTCTACGGCTGA
- a CDS encoding ATP-binding cassette domain-containing protein: MAGRPHGRLLTDQVGLLPQRLDGLDDEASAMENVRAVAPETPSGTIRNQLARLLLRGDSVDRPVRTLSGGERFRVSLARLLLADPPAQLLILDEPTNNLDITSVEQLAEALDAYRGALLVVSHDFGFLERIGIDTVIELDGAGRMQQRRGLEEGAGPISPA, translated from the coding sequence GTGGCCGGGCGGCCGCACGGTCGTCTCCTCACCGATCAGGTGGGCCTCCTCCCCCAGCGCCTCGACGGTCTCGACGACGAGGCGAGCGCGATGGAGAACGTCCGCGCCGTGGCACCGGAGACGCCGTCGGGCACGATCCGCAACCAGCTCGCCCGGCTGCTGCTCCGCGGCGATAGCGTGGACCGCCCCGTGCGTACGCTGTCCGGCGGCGAGCGCTTCCGCGTCTCCCTCGCCCGTCTCCTCCTGGCCGACCCGCCCGCCCAGCTGCTGATCCTCGACGAGCCGACGAACAACCTGGACATCACGAGCGTCGAGCAGCTCGCCGAGGCGCTCGATGCCTATCGCGGTGCGTTGCTCGTCGTCAGCCACGACTTCGGGTTCCTGGAGCGGATCGGCATCGACACCGTCATCGAGCTCGACGGTGCCGGGCGGATGCAGCAGCGTCGAGGTCTGGAGGAAGGCGCCGGGCCGATCTCACCCGCCTGA
- a CDS encoding MSMEG_0565 family glycosyltransferase — protein sequence MRIALLTYSTRPRGGVVHTLALAETLAALGEDVHVWTLGRHGDTEFFRPVDPAVTVHAAPFEAREEESVGERIVRSIAVLRNAFERERDGYDIVHAQDCISANAALPCVRTIHHLDQFTTPQLAACHEKAVVEPYARICVSRSVADEVSAGWGFAPEVIPNGVDAARFAAGAADHAGRAVWRDRLGGYVLALGGIEPRKGSIDLLEAYAALRASDPRHQDLTLVFGGGETLFDYRDYRAAFDARARELGVPVVVTGVVAEDELPALVAEARALAMVSTKEGFGLAALEALAAGVPVVARDLPVLREVFAETVAYATSPAEIAVALAKVLDSPPEPAAGRELAAGYTWERAARAHQVFYERALRDMSGG from the coding sequence GTGAGGATCGCCCTGCTCACCTACTCCACCCGGCCGCGCGGCGGCGTCGTGCACACGCTGGCGCTCGCCGAGACACTGGCCGCGCTCGGCGAGGACGTCCACGTCTGGACCCTCGGCCGCCACGGCGACACCGAGTTCTTCCGCCCGGTCGATCCGGCCGTCACCGTCCATGCGGCGCCGTTCGAGGCACGTGAGGAGGAGTCGGTGGGGGAGCGGATCGTGCGCTCCATCGCCGTGCTGCGGAACGCCTTCGAGCGGGAGCGGGACGGCTACGACATCGTGCACGCCCAGGACTGCATCAGCGCCAACGCCGCCCTTCCGTGCGTCCGCACGATCCACCACCTCGACCAGTTCACCACCCCGCAGCTCGCCGCCTGCCACGAGAAGGCGGTGGTCGAGCCGTACGCCCGGATCTGCGTGTCCCGGTCGGTGGCCGACGAGGTCTCGGCCGGATGGGGGTTCGCCCCGGAGGTCATCCCCAACGGCGTCGACGCGGCCCGGTTCGCGGCCGGGGCCGCCGACCACGCCGGACGCGCGGTCTGGCGGGACCGCCTCGGCGGCTATGTCCTCGCGCTCGGTGGGATCGAGCCGCGCAAGGGATCGATCGACCTGCTCGAGGCGTACGCAGCGCTGCGCGCCTCCGACCCCCGCCACCAGGACCTGACGCTGGTCTTCGGCGGCGGCGAGACGCTCTTCGACTACCGCGACTACAGGGCCGCCTTCGACGCCCGTGCCCGCGAGCTGGGCGTGCCCGTCGTCGTCACCGGCGTGGTCGCCGAGGACGAGCTCCCGGCCCTGGTGGCCGAGGCCCGCGCACTCGCGATGGTCTCGACCAAGGAGGGCTTCGGGCTCGCCGCACTGGAGGCGCTCGCCGCCGGCGTACCCGTCGTCGCCCGCGACCTGCCGGTGCTCCGCGAGGTCTTCGCCGAGACCGTCGCCTACGCCACCTCGCCGGCCGAGATCGCCGTCGCGCTGGCCAAGGTCCTGGACTCGCCTCCCGAGCCGGCGGCGGGCCGCGAGCTCGCCGCCGGCTACACCTGGGAGCGCGCCGCCCGCGCCCATCAGGTCTTCTACGAGCGCGCTCTCCGCGACATGTCAGGCGGGTGA
- a CDS encoding carbon-nitrogen hydrolase family protein: MSKVRIGAVAAHFGRDLARAVAKLEGIVEDARRNGVGLLVLPDATLGGYLSDLRHPDPLALPPALTEDSFELGRVIAMAGEMVVCLGYAEEVVVDGQARLYNSAVCLSGDGVLGRHRKVHQPAGESLVYAAGERFAAFDTPVGRLGMLIDYDKTFPEAARTLALDGASVIACLSAWPASVTDRASRLPQDRQSRLFDLYDQARAAENQVVWVSSNQTGVMGGLRFLGQAKVVGPGGEILARTTSKGGLAVAEIDVEAEIARSRRVLHHLKELTPTAYQLPGSPQ, from the coding sequence ATGTCGAAGGTGCGTATCGGGGCGGTCGCGGCCCACTTCGGGCGCGACCTGGCTCGCGCGGTCGCCAAGCTCGAGGGGATCGTCGAGGACGCCCGCCGCAACGGGGTCGGCCTGCTGGTCCTGCCGGACGCGACCCTCGGCGGCTACCTCTCCGACCTGCGTCATCCCGACCCGCTCGCGCTTCCGCCCGCCCTCACCGAGGACTCCTTCGAGCTGGGCCGGGTGATCGCGATGGCCGGCGAGATGGTCGTCTGCCTCGGCTATGCCGAGGAGGTCGTCGTCGACGGCCAGGCCCGGCTCTACAACTCCGCCGTCTGCCTCAGCGGCGACGGGGTGCTCGGACGCCACCGCAAGGTGCACCAGCCCGCCGGCGAGTCGCTGGTCTACGCGGCGGGGGAGCGGTTCGCGGCCTTCGACACCCCGGTCGGGCGGCTCGGGATGCTCATCGACTACGACAAGACCTTCCCGGAAGCAGCCCGGACCCTCGCGCTCGACGGGGCGTCGGTGATCGCGTGTCTCTCGGCCTGGCCGGCCTCGGTCACCGACCGCGCCTCGCGGCTCCCGCAGGACCGGCAGTCTCGGCTCTTCGACCTCTACGACCAGGCCCGGGCGGCCGAGAACCAGGTCGTCTGGGTCTCCTCCAACCAGACCGGGGTGATGGGTGGGCTCCGATTCCTCGGGCAGGCCAAGGTCGTCGGCCCCGGTGGCGAGATCCTCGCCCGCACCACCTCCAAGGGCGGCCTCGCCGTCGCGGAGATCGACGTCGAGGCGGAGATCGCCCGCTCACGCCGGGTCCTCCACCACCTCAAGGAGCTGACCCCGACGGCCTACCAGCTCCCGGGGTCGCCGCAGTGA
- a CDS encoding MSMEG_0567/sll0787 family protein: MTELLDDVILAGGTRRAPSLEGYRVIRAETAADLEAYLRVRREVFVTEQGLFAGSDLDDVDDDPRRIVLLARADDGEVLGGVRLHPAQPDAPDVGWWRGSRLAVKADARQLLGVGAALVRAACAAAEQAGALRFDATVQARNEGLFRRLGWVPRERIHLHDMTHVVMEWPVERIKQLSEATKSPLGDLIGALVGRSTPGFRGDDGAPVPGSDLVAACDAILPSMVERDPEWAGWCAVLVNVNDLSAMGAEPVGLLDAIGARDASFARRIVRGLAEAAQAWGVPVLGGHTQLGVPAALSVTALGRAERPVPGGGGAPGDRLRLSADLGGGWRPGYQGRQWDSSSHRTSVELRALSGVVPALAPTAAKDVSMAGLVGTAGMLAEASGCRAIIDVAAVPTPAGASTADWFTCFPGFAMLTAEEPGRETSPPGLPGFVSSAVCGELVAGTGVGLRWPDGTVTDAIDHTVTGLGPAT; the protein is encoded by the coding sequence ATGACCGAGCTCCTCGACGACGTCATCCTGGCCGGCGGGACGCGCCGGGCGCCGAGCCTGGAGGGCTACCGCGTGATCCGTGCCGAGACCGCGGCCGATCTGGAGGCCTATCTCCGCGTGCGCCGCGAGGTCTTCGTCACCGAGCAGGGCCTCTTCGCGGGCTCCGACCTCGACGACGTCGACGACGACCCACGCCGGATCGTCCTGCTCGCCCGAGCGGACGACGGCGAGGTCCTGGGCGGCGTACGCCTCCATCCGGCGCAGCCGGACGCACCTGACGTCGGCTGGTGGCGCGGCAGCCGGCTCGCGGTCAAGGCCGACGCCCGGCAGCTCCTCGGTGTCGGCGCGGCGCTCGTCCGGGCGGCCTGCGCCGCGGCAGAGCAGGCCGGTGCCCTCCGTTTCGACGCCACGGTCCAGGCGCGCAACGAGGGACTGTTCCGACGGCTCGGCTGGGTCCCGCGCGAACGGATCCACCTCCACGACATGACCCATGTGGTCATGGAGTGGCCGGTGGAACGCATCAAGCAGCTGTCCGAGGCCACCAAGTCGCCCCTCGGCGACCTGATCGGTGCCCTCGTCGGGCGGTCGACCCCCGGGTTCCGGGGCGACGACGGCGCCCCTGTTCCCGGCAGCGACCTGGTCGCCGCCTGCGACGCGATCCTGCCCTCGATGGTGGAGCGCGACCCCGAGTGGGCCGGCTGGTGCGCAGTCCTCGTCAACGTCAACGACCTCTCCGCGATGGGCGCGGAGCCGGTCGGACTGCTCGACGCCATCGGCGCCCGGGACGCCTCCTTCGCCCGCCGGATCGTGCGCGGGCTGGCCGAGGCGGCGCAGGCGTGGGGCGTACCGGTCCTCGGTGGGCACACCCAGCTCGGCGTCCCCGCGGCGCTCTCGGTCACCGCGCTCGGGCGCGCGGAACGCCCGGTTCCGGGGGGCGGGGGAGCACCCGGCGACCGGCTGCGCCTGAGCGCGGACCTGGGCGGGGGCTGGCGCCCCGGATACCAGGGCCGGCAGTGGGACTCGTCCTCGCACCGCACCTCGGTAGAGCTGCGGGCGCTGTCCGGCGTCGTGCCCGCGCTGGCGCCGACGGCGGCCAAGGACGTCAGCATGGCCGGCCTGGTCGGTACCGCCGGCATGCTGGCCGAGGCCAGCGGATGCCGCGCGATCATCGACGTCGCCGCCGTCCCGACCCCAGCGGGGGCCTCGACCGCGGACTGGTTCACCTGCTTCCCGGGCTTCGCGATGCTCACCGCGGAGGAACCCGGCCGAGAGACGTCACCGCCCGGTCTGCCGGGATTCGTCTCCTCCGCCGTCTGCGGCGAGCTCGTCGCCGGTACCGGCGTCGGCCTGCGCTGGCCGGACGGGACCGTCACCGACGCCATCGACCACACCGTCACCGGACTAGGACCTGCGACATGA
- a CDS encoding MSMEG_0569 family flavin-dependent oxidoreductase yields the protein MITHKTTVAIVGGGQAGLAASWFLVRDGVDHVVLEAGTAGHEWAETRWDNFTLVTPNWHCRLPGYEYAGPDPDGFMTRDEVVRWLAGYAPTFGPPLREHTRVTSLTQRAEGGFLVEAEGTDGAEAWEVEQVVVATGGYHVPVVPAWAPALDPAVDQLHSADYKSAARLRPGGVLVVGSGQSGAQIAEDLHLEGRQVHLAIGDAPRVARFHRGRDCMTWLAEMGLYDTPVASYPGGPAAREKTNHYVTGRDGGRDIDLRQFAAEGMRLYGRLESGAGTHLAIAPTLRDALDSADDVYRSICRDIDTYIDTHGLDVAPAEAYRPVWEPEADPTRLDLAEAGITTVIWAIGYRPDYRWVRAGVFDGSGRPTHTRGVTGVAGLYFLGLPWLHTWGSGRFLGVAADAEHVTGVITGRAGETGPTTERAADLARRRSPGPLDASAAVA from the coding sequence ATGATCACCCACAAGACGACCGTCGCGATCGTCGGCGGCGGGCAGGCGGGCCTGGCCGCCAGCTGGTTCCTCGTCCGCGACGGCGTCGACCACGTCGTCCTCGAGGCCGGCACCGCCGGCCACGAGTGGGCCGAGACCCGCTGGGACAACTTCACCCTGGTGACCCCCAACTGGCACTGCCGCCTGCCCGGCTACGAGTACGCCGGGCCCGACCCGGACGGCTTCATGACCCGCGACGAGGTGGTGAGGTGGCTCGCCGGCTACGCGCCGACCTTCGGCCCGCCGCTGCGTGAGCACACCCGGGTGACGTCGCTGACCCAGCGCGCCGAGGGCGGGTTCCTGGTAGAGGCCGAGGGCACCGACGGCGCCGAGGCCTGGGAGGTCGAGCAGGTCGTGGTCGCGACCGGGGGCTACCACGTACCGGTCGTGCCGGCCTGGGCGCCCGCGCTCGACCCCGCCGTCGACCAGCTGCACTCGGCCGACTACAAGAGCGCCGCACGGCTTCGCCCCGGCGGTGTGCTGGTGGTCGGCTCGGGGCAGTCCGGCGCGCAGATCGCCGAGGACCTGCACCTGGAGGGACGTCAGGTGCACCTCGCGATCGGCGACGCTCCCCGGGTCGCCCGGTTCCACCGCGGGCGTGACTGCATGACCTGGCTCGCCGAGATGGGGCTCTACGACACCCCGGTCGCCAGCTACCCGGGCGGGCCAGCCGCTCGGGAGAAGACCAACCACTACGTCACCGGCCGCGACGGCGGGCGCGACATCGACCTGCGCCAGTTCGCCGCCGAGGGCATGCGGCTCTACGGGCGGCTCGAGTCCGGGGCGGGCACCCATCTCGCGATCGCGCCGACGCTGCGCGACGCCCTCGACTCCGCCGACGACGTCTATCGCTCGATCTGCCGCGACATCGACACCTACATCGATACGCACGGTCTCGACGTCGCACCCGCTGAGGCGTACCGGCCGGTCTGGGAGCCCGAGGCCGACCCGACCCGCCTCGACCTCGCCGAGGCAGGCATCACGACGGTGATCTGGGCGATCGGCTACCGGCCCGACTACCGCTGGGTCCGCGCCGGCGTCTTCGACGGGAGCGGGCGGCCGACCCACACCCGGGGCGTGACCGGCGTCGCCGGGCTCTACTTCCTCGGGCTGCCCTGGCTGCACACCTGGGGATCCGGGCGCTTCCTCGGCGTCGCCGCGGACGCGGAGCACGTCACCGGCGTCATCACCGGTCGAGCCGGCGAGACCGGCCCGACCACCGAGCGCGCCGCCGACCTGGCGCGCCGCCGCTCCCCGGGGCCACTGGACGCTTCGGCGGCGGTGGCCTGA
- a CDS encoding MSMEG_0570 family nitrogen starvation response protein: MPEMTFTVRWPDGSVEDCYSPSLVVHDHLEVGGTYAVDDFLDRSLTALATASERVRAKFGFACTSAMATSDQLRASAAAYAPGQLVTVLAMHPPLPVSPSPQESR; encoded by the coding sequence ATGCCTGAGATGACCTTTACCGTGCGCTGGCCCGACGGAAGCGTCGAGGACTGCTACTCGCCCTCGCTGGTGGTGCACGACCACCTGGAGGTCGGCGGGACGTACGCCGTCGACGACTTCCTCGACCGCAGCCTGACCGCTCTGGCCACCGCCTCCGAGCGGGTCCGGGCGAAGTTCGGCTTCGCCTGCACCAGCGCGATGGCGACCTCCGACCAGCTGCGGGCCTCGGCCGCGGCGTACGCACCGGGCCAGCTCGTCACCGTCCTCGCCATGCACCCGCCTCTGCCCGTCAGCCCGAGCCCACAGGAGTCCCGATGA